One window from the genome of Paracoccus zhejiangensis encodes:
- the cobS gene encoding cobaltochelatase subunit CobS → MLDATTKPTEEIDLREVFGLDSDMKVKGFAEKTDRVPEIDPTYKFDPDTTLAILAGFAYNRRVMIQGYHGTGKSTHIEQVAARLNWPCVRVNLDSHVSRIDLIGKDAIKLVDGKQVTVFHEGILPWALRNQTAIVFDEYDAGRADVMFVIQRVLEADGKLTLLDQNEVITPNPYFRLFATANTVGLGDTTGLYHGTQQINQGQMDRWSLVATLNYLSHDAEAAIVLAKNPNYNNEKGRRIINQMVTLADLTRTAFMQGDLSTVMSPRTVISWAQNARIFDNVGYAFRLTFLNKCDELERQTVAEFYQRLFDEELPESAAAIAGQ, encoded by the coding sequence ATGCTGGACGCGACGACCAAACCCACCGAAGAGATCGACCTGCGCGAGGTGTTCGGTCTGGACAGCGACATGAAGGTCAAGGGCTTTGCCGAAAAGACCGACCGCGTGCCCGAGATCGACCCGACCTACAAGTTCGACCCCGACACGACCTTGGCGATTCTGGCGGGCTTTGCCTATAACCGCCGGGTGATGATCCAGGGCTATCACGGCACCGGGAAATCCACCCATATCGAGCAGGTCGCCGCGCGGCTGAACTGGCCCTGCGTGCGGGTGAACCTCGACAGCCATGTCAGCCGGATCGACCTGATCGGCAAGGACGCGATCAAGCTGGTCGATGGCAAGCAGGTGACGGTGTTCCACGAGGGCATCCTGCCCTGGGCGCTGCGCAACCAGACTGCCATCGTCTTCGACGAATACGATGCCGGCCGCGCCGACGTGATGTTCGTGATCCAGCGCGTGCTGGAGGCCGACGGCAAGCTGACGCTCTTGGACCAGAACGAGGTGATCACGCCGAACCCCTATTTCCGCCTCTTCGCGACCGCGAACACGGTGGGTCTGGGCGACACGACCGGCCTTTACCACGGCACCCAGCAGATCAACCAGGGCCAGATGGACCGCTGGTCGCTGGTCGCCACGCTGAACTATCTCAGCCATGACGCCGAGGCGGCGATCGTGCTGGCGAAGAACCCGAACTACAACAACGAGAAGGGCCGCCGGATCATCAACCAGATGGTGACGCTGGCCGACCTGACCCGCACCGCCTTCATGCAGGGCGACCTGTCCACCGTCATGTCGCCGCGCACGGTGATCAGCTGGGCGCAGAACGCGCGCATCTTCGACAATGTCGGCTATGCTTTCCGGCTGACCTTCCTGAACAAATGCGACGAGCTGGAACGCCAGACCGTGGCCGAGTTCTATCAGCGCCTCTTCGACGAGGAACTGCCGGAGAGCGCGGCGGCGATCGCGGGGCAGTAA
- a CDS encoding aspartate/glutamate racemase family protein, giving the protein MHLGLIGGIGPAATVVYYQRLCDAVAARGGTLDLTIVQADIQTLIRNNLADRRAEQAGIYARLIDRLAAAGADCVAITSLGGHFCLEETRAISALPIVSAVAPLDDYFAAQGIGRVGLLGTRVVMRTRLYGQLTRTKAVVLDDRIEELGQRYQDLAVRGHCLPEDRTAFFAAGRELVEKHGAEAVVLAGTDLNLAFDGTDPGYPVIDALDVHVNVLADLATGRRGLDTV; this is encoded by the coding sequence GTGCATCTGGGCCTGATCGGCGGCATCGGCCCGGCGGCGACCGTTGTCTACTACCAGCGCCTCTGTGACGCCGTGGCGGCGCGGGGCGGAACCTTGGACCTGACCATCGTTCAGGCCGATATCCAGACGCTGATCCGCAACAACCTGGCGGACCGCAGGGCAGAGCAGGCCGGGATCTATGCACGGCTGATCGACCGGCTGGCGGCGGCGGGGGCGGATTGCGTCGCCATCACCTCATTGGGCGGGCATTTCTGTCTCGAGGAGACGCGGGCGATCTCGGCCCTGCCCATTGTCTCGGCGGTCGCGCCGCTGGACGATTACTTCGCAGCGCAGGGGATCGGGCGTGTCGGTCTTCTGGGGACGCGGGTGGTCATGCGAACGCGGCTTTATGGGCAGTTGACCCGGACCAAGGCGGTGGTGCTGGACGACCGGATCGAGGAATTGGGCCAACGCTATCAGGATCTCGCCGTCCGTGGCCATTGTCTGCCCGAAGATCGCACGGCCTTCTTCGCTGCCGGCCGCGAACTGGTCGAGAAGCACGGGGCCGAGGCGGTCGTTCTGGCCGGCACCGACCTGAACCTCGCCTTTGACGGCACCGATCCGGGCTATCCGGTCATCGACGCGCTGGATGTGCATGTTAATGTGCTGGCCGATCTGGCGACGGGGCGGCGGGGGCTGGACACCGTCTGA
- a CDS encoding vWA domain-containing protein, translated as MRSVAAALTVLFLLAAPAIAQDRAIIVLDASGSMWGQIEGRSKIEIARETLAGVLGAIPDGRELGLIAYGHRSKGDCADIELVVPPATGSGPAIAEAANRLNPLGKTPLTDAVRQAAEALRFTEDKATVILVTDGLETCEADPCALAAELEQSGVDFTAHVVGFGLTAEEGAQVACLAEATGGRYLRASDAGALAEALRETVVASPEPEPVPEPQPEPEPAPPAMNLQVTSVLCETCEALPGEDSRVRWDVFHAAPEAQDGLGAPVEGGYAASFGLALDPGDYVLVASTNDIQRRMPFTIAAGEQTDLHIDWDAAPVTVRVTSTPGATELLEGARLDLVNGDWTSGGYTSYDQLVPAGTVQLTGSMGAARAEATLTVVAGQTLEHELVIGSGWITPVVLYAEGGPPVEDSGIRFDIRPASGGEPVQGGYGQVTVDVPAGELIVEVSLGQASAASQPVTVAAGQTVEAPILLNAGVLAIAAPGADRIDLLAAKAKINGDRDGFGGGYGEAYQDTLHPGDYLIRVTYAGDLPPKEAQATVTAGERTEITVE; from the coding sequence ATGCGTTCCGTCGCCGCTGCCCTGACTGTCCTGTTCCTGCTGGCCGCACCGGCGATAGCTCAGGATCGCGCCATCATCGTGCTGGATGCCTCGGGCTCGATGTGGGGCCAGATCGAGGGGCGTTCCAAGATAGAGATCGCCCGCGAGACGCTGGCTGGGGTGCTGGGCGCGATCCCGGACGGGCGGGAACTGGGCCTCATCGCCTATGGCCATCGCAGCAAGGGCGATTGCGCCGATATCGAACTGGTGGTGCCGCCTGCGACTGGCAGCGGACCGGCCATTGCCGAGGCCGCCAACCGGCTTAACCCGCTTGGCAAGACGCCGCTGACCGATGCGGTGCGGCAGGCAGCCGAGGCGCTGCGCTTCACCGAGGACAAGGCCACGGTGATCCTGGTAACCGACGGGCTTGAAACCTGCGAGGCCGATCCCTGCGCACTGGCGGCGGAACTGGAACAATCCGGCGTCGACTTCACCGCTCATGTCGTCGGCTTCGGCCTGACCGCAGAGGAGGGGGCGCAGGTGGCCTGTCTGGCCGAGGCGACCGGCGGGCGCTATCTGCGGGCCAGCGATGCCGGGGCGCTAGCCGAGGCGCTGCGCGAGACGGTGGTGGCATCGCCCGAGCCGGAACCAGTGCCGGAACCTCAGCCCGAACCCGAGCCGGCCCCGCCGGCGATGAACCTGCAGGTCACCTCGGTGCTGTGCGAAACTTGCGAGGCGCTGCCCGGTGAGGACAGCCGGGTGCGTTGGGATGTCTTCCACGCCGCGCCCGAAGCGCAGGACGGGCTGGGCGCGCCGGTCGAGGGCGGCTATGCCGCCAGCTTCGGTCTTGCGCTCGATCCCGGCGATTATGTGCTGGTCGCCAGCACCAATGACATCCAGCGCCGGATGCCGTTTACCATCGCTGCGGGTGAACAAACCGATTTGCATATCGATTGGGACGCCGCGCCGGTGACAGTCCGGGTCACTTCGACGCCGGGCGCGACCGAACTGCTGGAAGGCGCGCGGCTGGATCTGGTCAACGGCGATTGGACCAGTGGCGGCTATACGAGTTACGACCAGCTCGTTCCCGCCGGCACCGTGCAGTTGACCGGCAGCATGGGCGCGGCGCGCGCCGAGGCCACGCTGACCGTAGTGGCCGGGCAGACGCTGGAGCATGAACTGGTGATCGGCTCGGGCTGGATCACCCCGGTCGTTCTCTATGCCGAGGGTGGGCCGCCCGTCGAGGATTCGGGGATTCGCTTCGATATCCGACCGGCATCGGGGGGCGAGCCGGTGCAGGGCGGCTATGGTCAGGTGACGGTTGATGTGCCGGCGGGCGAGCTGATCGTCGAGGTCAGTCTCGGTCAGGCTAGCGCCGCCTCGCAGCCGGTGACGGTGGCGGCGGGCCAGACGGTCGAGGCGCCGATCCTCTTGAATGCCGGGGTGCTGGCCATCGCCGCACCGGGGGCGGACCGGATCGATCTTCTGGCGGCCAAGGCCAAGATCAACGGCGATCGCGACGGCTTCGGCGGCGGCTATGGCGAGGCCTACCAGGACACGCTGCATCCGGGCGACTACCTGATCCGCGTCACCTATGCCGGCGATCTGCCGCCGAAAGAGGCGCAGGCCACGGTCACCGCGGGCGAGCGGACCGAAATCACGGTGGAATAG
- a CDS encoding NADH-quinone oxidoreductase subunit A produces MEYLLQEYLPILVFAGMASALAIILILAAALIAVRNPDPEKVSAYECGFNAFDDARMKFDVRFYLVSILFIIFDLEVAFLFPWAVAFGGLSTVAFWSMMVFLGVLTVGFAYEWKKGALEWA; encoded by the coding sequence GTGGAATATCTGCTGCAGGAATATCTGCCGATTCTCGTCTTTGCCGGCATGGCCAGCGCTTTGGCGATCATCCTGATCCTCGCCGCCGCGCTGATCGCCGTCCGCAATCCCGACCCCGAGAAGGTCAGCGCGTATGAATGCGGCTTCAATGCCTTCGACGACGCGCGGATGAAATTCGACGTGCGCTTCTATCTGGTGTCGATCCTGTTCATCATCTTCGACCTCGAAGTGGCTTTCCTCTTCCCCTGGGCGGTGGCTTTCGGCGGGCTGTCGACAGTGGCCTTCTGGTCGATGATGGTCTTCCTCGGCGTGCTGACGGTTGGCTTTGCCTATGAATGGAAGAAAGGGGCGCTGGAATGGGCGTGA